The proteins below are encoded in one region of Campylobacter rectus:
- a CDS encoding flavocytochrome c: protein MKKISRRNFIKTGLAAAAVGALNLQAAQDDEIKWDAEYDVLVVGSGLSANVAGIVAAEGGLGVALLEKMSRTGGNSVISQLDFACVGSEQQEKAGIKDSIELFVKDLNKAGKGFNYIEQSYRIAQNSKRAYEFVKARGVQYAEKLKHLGGHSVARSLETVGGGGACVQALNSHFESKGGKTLKRVKVDEIVLDKNGAAIGLKVREEYKFDKNLADDDAQNVSGDVKFYKAKKAVIFASGGFSADKAFKAAQNPRLALASTPSNPGATAGALKTMIKAGAMPVQLSLGRYSFGIPTEDLIFAISVDGKNSKRFMNEDGDRQTLSDNILENMQKNESDLFPTIIFDETGFTSSHDPKRLQKFIETGKMKKFESLDELAAEFKLNVQILKEEIKRYNENVAAKTDADFKKDLSKFAPIEKAPFYAILGTPGISYTPGGVRVNLNFEVLNINDSKPIKNLYAVGEATGGVHGFTRLTSCSTPDCISSAMIAAEHILKG, encoded by the coding sequence ATGAAAAAAATTTCAAGAAGAAATTTTATCAAAACCGGCCTCGCGGCAGCCGCTGTGGGCGCGCTAAATTTGCAAGCGGCGCAGGATGATGAGATAAAATGGGACGCGGAATACGATGTCTTGGTAGTGGGTAGCGGCCTTAGCGCAAACGTCGCAGGCATCGTAGCTGCCGAGGGCGGGCTCGGCGTGGCGCTACTGGAAAAGATGTCGCGAACGGGCGGCAACTCCGTCATTTCTCAGCTTGATTTTGCCTGCGTGGGCTCCGAACAACAGGAAAAAGCCGGTATCAAAGACTCCATCGAGCTTTTCGTAAAAGATTTAAACAAGGCGGGCAAGGGCTTTAACTACATAGAGCAGTCTTATAGAATCGCTCAAAATTCAAAAAGAGCGTATGAATTCGTCAAAGCAAGAGGCGTGCAATATGCCGAAAAGCTAAAGCATTTAGGCGGACATAGCGTGGCAAGAAGCCTAGAGACCGTAGGCGGTGGCGGAGCGTGCGTGCAGGCGCTAAATTCTCATTTTGAGAGCAAGGGCGGTAAGACGCTAAAGCGCGTAAAAGTCGATGAAATCGTGCTGGATAAAAACGGCGCGGCGATAGGGCTAAAAGTGAGAGAGGAATATAAATTTGATAAAAACCTAGCCGACGACGACGCGCAAAACGTTTCAGGAGACGTTAAATTTTATAAAGCTAAAAAGGCCGTGATTTTTGCAAGCGGCGGATTTTCGGCGGATAAAGCCTTTAAAGCGGCGCAAAATCCAAGGCTCGCTCTAGCCTCCACTCCGTCAAATCCGGGCGCAACGGCCGGCGCGCTAAAAACGATGATAAAAGCGGGTGCGATGCCTGTACAGCTTAGCCTGGGACGCTATTCGTTCGGTATTCCGACGGAGGATTTGATATTTGCCATCTCGGTCGACGGTAAAAACTCAAAGAGATTTATGAACGAAGACGGCGACAGGCAGACTTTGTCCGATAATATTTTAGAAAATATGCAAAAAAACGAAAGCGATCTGTTTCCGACTATAATCTTTGACGAGACGGGATTTACCTCCAGTCATGACCCAAAAAGGCTGCAAAAATTTATAGAAACCGGCAAGATGAAAAAATTTGAGAGCTTAGACGAGCTGGCGGCAGAATTTAAGCTAAACGTGCAAATTTTAAAAGAGGAGATAAAGCGGTATAACGAAAACGTCGCGGCAAAAACCGATGCCGATTTTAAAAAAGATTTAAGCAAATTCGCTCCGATAGAAAAGGCGCCGTTTTACGCGATACTCGGGACTCCCGGCATCAGCTATACTCCGGGCGGCGTGAGAGTAAATTTAAACTTTGAAGTCCTTAATATAAACGATAGCAAGCCTATTAAAAATTTATACGCCGTAGGCGAGGCGACGGGCGGAGTGCACGGATTTACGAGGCTTACTAGCTGCTCGACGCCCGATTGTATCAGCTCGGCGATGATAGCGGCGGAGCATATACTGAAAGGCTAA
- the ccoG gene encoding cytochrome c oxidase accessory protein CcoG, producing the protein MTKQEYKNYFKFASKRYIAYILITCTALFLPFVRIGGNQFFLLSFERGELHLLFAKFNVQELFLMPFVLIIFFIFIFFMTNLGGRVWCGWSCPQTIFRTIYRDLIQTKILKIRKSVSNKQTQAESGVKNVLAIAIWSVLSFIAAANFLWLFVPPQDFFAQISDPAEHKILLGAWLVIAAFLIFDVAFLGENFCVYVCPYARVQSVMIDGDSVQVIYDEARGGKIFDGQTKLWKKPPEPQNECTGCEACVKICPTHIDIRKGMQLECINCLECVDACTKTMSGLNLPSLISWTSSNSLKTKQKVRYLRFKTVGYCAIIAIAATALTLMSAKKENMLLNINRTSELYKVNKSGEVENAYVFLFENTDANAHEFYFDVSAEEAKAQIKIERPKAQISLKAGEKKKVVVVLSAPKAAFAGTNEQTTKIKIHAYAADDKEKINIKRQTIFAHPSK; encoded by the coding sequence ATGACAAAACAAGAGTATAAAAATTATTTCAAATTCGCATCAAAGCGCTATATCGCCTACATCCTGATCACCTGTACCGCGCTATTTCTGCCCTTTGTTCGCATCGGGGGAAATCAATTTTTCCTACTAAGCTTTGAGCGCGGCGAACTGCATCTGCTTTTTGCTAAATTTAACGTCCAAGAGCTGTTTTTGATGCCTTTCGTGCTCATCATTTTTTTTATTTTCATATTTTTTATGACGAATTTGGGCGGTCGCGTCTGGTGCGGCTGGAGCTGTCCTCAGACGATATTTCGCACTATCTATCGCGACCTTATACAAACTAAAATTTTAAAAATCCGCAAAAGCGTTTCAAACAAACAAACACAGGCCGAGAGCGGCGTCAAAAATGTGCTAGCGATTGCGATCTGGAGCGTTTTATCTTTTATCGCGGCGGCGAATTTTCTATGGCTTTTCGTTCCGCCGCAGGACTTTTTTGCTCAAATTTCAGATCCGGCCGAACATAAAATTTTGCTTGGAGCATGGCTTGTTATCGCGGCGTTTTTGATTTTTGACGTCGCGTTTTTAGGCGAAAATTTTTGCGTTTACGTCTGCCCCTACGCTAGAGTGCAGTCGGTGATGATCGATGGTGATAGCGTGCAGGTCATATACGACGAGGCGCGCGGCGGTAAAATTTTTGACGGTCAAACCAAACTCTGGAAAAAACCGCCGGAGCCGCAAAACGAATGCACCGGCTGCGAGGCCTGCGTGAAAATTTGCCCGACGCACATCGACATCAGAAAGGGCATGCAGCTAGAGTGCATAAACTGCCTGGAGTGCGTCGATGCATGCACGAAAACGATGTCGGGGCTAAATTTACCTAGTCTAATTAGCTGGACTAGCTCAAATTCGCTAAAAACCAAACAAAAAGTGCGGTATTTGCGCTTTAAAACCGTCGGCTACTGCGCCATCATCGCTATCGCCGCGACCGCGCTAACGCTAATGAGCGCTAAAAAAGAGAACATGCTGCTAAACATCAACCGCACGAGCGAGCTATATAAGGTAAATAAAAGCGGCGAAGTCGAAAATGCCTACGTGTTTTTGTTTGAAAACACGGATGCTAATGCACACGAATTTTACTTTGACGTTAGCGCAGAGGAAGCTAAAGCGCAGATAAAAATCGAGCGCCCCAAGGCTCAAATTTCGCTAAAAGCGGGCGAAAAAAAGAAGGTCGTAGTCGTGCTAAGCGCGCCCAAGGCGGCATTTGCCGGCACGAATGAGCAAACGACAAAAATCAAGATCCATGCATACGCCGCAGACGACAAAGAAAAAATAAATATTAAAAGACAGACTATCTTTGCCCACCCGAGCAAGTAA
- a CDS encoding TetR/AcrR family transcriptional regulator, translating to MNTKPTKRSAERKEKFIQAGLEIFLEKGYENTSLTDIIKKSGGSLASIYKFFENKEGLFRAIVERGFDDFRAQIDEKIDLNLPHKLDDFLVKFAGIFFDIICEKKTTLISRVMMSEGAKNNGLLGKEFLDQILSKIDKILVDFFEREDIKAQLNPNVSPYVAAVAFAAVVREPYHYNAVLLNEDIALNEKEREEHIKTRIDMFLHGVKRR from the coding sequence ATGAACACGAAACCGACGAAACGAAGCGCCGAAAGAAAAGAGAAATTTATCCAAGCGGGACTTGAAATTTTCCTCGAAAAAGGCTACGAAAACACGAGTTTAACGGATATTATCAAAAAAAGCGGCGGATCGCTGGCAAGCATCTACAAATTTTTTGAGAACAAAGAAGGACTTTTTCGCGCCATCGTCGAACGAGGATTTGATGACTTTAGGGCGCAGATAGACGAGAAAATCGATCTAAATTTACCCCACAAGCTGGATGATTTTTTGGTTAAATTTGCGGGAATATTTTTCGACATCATCTGCGAAAAGAAAACTACGCTAATCTCAAGAGTAATGATGAGCGAAGGCGCGAAAAATAACGGGCTTTTGGGTAAAGAATTTTTGGATCAAATTTTAAGCAAAATCGATAAAATTTTAGTAGATTTTTTCGAGCGAGAAGATATAAAAGCCCAGCTAAACCCAAACGTCTCGCCTTACGTCGCCGCAGTCGCTTTCGCCGCAGTCGTGAGAGAGCCTTATCATTATAATGCGGTTTTGCTAAACGAGGACATAGCGCTAAACGAAAAAGAACGCGAAGAGCATATAAAAACGCGCATAGATATGTTTTTACACGGCGTGAAAAGACGCTAA